One part of the Flavobacterium johnsoniae UW101 genome encodes these proteins:
- the miaB gene encoding tRNA (N6-isopentenyl adenosine(37)-C2)-methylthiotransferase MiaB has product MEKIIEESKQGESLVLENKPENTKKLFIESYGCAMNFSDSEVVASILSDGGYNTTSVLEEADLVLVNTCSIRDKAEQTIRKRLEKYNAVKRTNPKMKVGVLGCMAERLKSQFLEEEKIVDLVVGPDAYKDLPNLLAEVEEGRDAINVILSKEETYGDISPVRLMSNGITALVSITRGCDNMCTFCVVPFTRGRERSREPQSIMAEIQDLWSKGFKEITLLGQNVDSYLWYGGGLKKDFVNASEMQKATAVDFDQLLEMVAVGFPKMRIRFSTSNPQDMHESILHVMAKYPNICKHIHLPVQSGSNRILKEMNRLHSREEYMALIDKIRAIVPDASISQDMIAGFPTETEQDHQDTMSLMEYVKYNFGYMYSYSERPGTLAGRKMKDDVEEETKARRLQEIVDLQQKHAWFRSEEFVGKTVEVLVEKVSKKSKDEFSGRNSQSITVVFPKENYKIGDFVNVKITSCTSGTLKGEAVGLSSMN; this is encoded by the coding sequence ATGGAAAAGATTATTGAAGAAAGCAAACAAGGTGAAAGTCTTGTTTTAGAAAATAAACCTGAGAATACTAAAAAACTATTTATAGAGAGTTACGGCTGTGCGATGAATTTTTCGGACAGTGAAGTCGTAGCTTCCATTTTGTCTGACGGAGGATATAACACTACTTCTGTTTTGGAAGAAGCAGATTTGGTTTTGGTAAACACTTGCTCAATTAGAGACAAAGCTGAACAGACTATTCGTAAACGTCTTGAAAAATACAATGCTGTAAAACGCACAAATCCGAAAATGAAAGTGGGTGTTTTGGGCTGTATGGCCGAGCGTTTAAAAAGCCAGTTCTTGGAAGAAGAAAAAATAGTTGATCTTGTTGTTGGTCCTGATGCTTATAAAGATCTTCCAAATTTATTGGCCGAAGTTGAAGAAGGACGCGACGCCATCAATGTAATTTTATCAAAAGAAGAAACTTACGGAGATATTTCGCCGGTTCGTTTAATGAGTAACGGAATCACCGCTTTGGTTTCTATCACCCGTGGATGCGATAATATGTGCACGTTTTGTGTTGTACCTTTTACACGCGGACGCGAACGCAGCCGTGAGCCTCAAAGTATCATGGCTGAAATTCAGGATTTATGGAGCAAAGGTTTTAAGGAAATTACACTTCTTGGGCAAAACGTTGACAGTTACCTTTGGTACGGCGGCGGTTTGAAAAAAGATTTTGTAAATGCTTCTGAAATGCAAAAAGCAACTGCTGTCGATTTTGACCAATTATTAGAAATGGTTGCTGTTGGTTTCCCTAAAATGCGTATTCGTTTTTCGACATCAAATCCGCAGGATATGCACGAAAGTATTTTGCACGTTATGGCAAAATATCCAAATATCTGTAAACACATTCACTTGCCAGTTCAATCTGGAAGTAACAGAATTTTAAAAGAAATGAATCGTCTGCATTCTCGTGAAGAATATATGGCTTTGATTGATAAAATTAGAGCTATTGTTCCAGATGCTTCGATTTCGCAGGATATGATTGCCGGTTTCCCAACAGAAACTGAACAAGATCACCAAGATACAATGAGTTTGATGGAATATGTAAAATATAATTTCGGTTATATGTATTCGTATTCTGAACGTCCTGGAACTTTGGCAGGAAGGAAAATGAAAGATGATGTCGAGGAAGAAACTAAAGCAAGAAGATTACAAGAAATCGTCGATTTACAGCAAAAACATGCTTGGTTTAGAAGCGAAGAATTTGTTGGAAAAACAGTTGAAGTTTTAGTAGAAAAAGTTTCTAAAAAATCTAAAGATGAATTCTCCGGAAGAAATTCTCAAAGTATTACGGTAGTTTTCCCTAAAGAGAATTATAAAATTGGAGATTTCGTAAATGTAAAAATCACAAGCTGTACTTCTGGAACTTTAAAAGGTGAAGCGGTTGGGCTTAGCAGCATGAATTAA
- the porN gene encoding type IX secretion system ring subunit PorN/GldN → MKVRNFLIAGFALISGFVCNAQSNLLNAKTADQIGHKTAAQQISDNDKPLAYGYVDDRDVLMAKTTWEIIDLNEKINFPLYFPVDTVNIGPERRSLYDVLTKAIRNGRITEVYTDSYFNTKKSLKDIEGSLTRVDTTDAGRELVNQYPDDFRTRVVKKKVVTGTGKKKVVSYVDQTVGPTRTIPAEYILKQDLTAADVSQYKIKGYWYFDKRQSELKYRLLGICPVTPDVYTMNSDEKDYIELFWVFFPNAREVLHEAKAFNDKNSALPISFDQILNSRRFNAVIYKEENVYGDREIKDYIKDNAQSQLLESERVKEKIRNFEEDMWNY, encoded by the coding sequence ATGAAAGTAAGGAATTTTTTAATTGCTGGTTTTGCCCTTATTAGTGGATTTGTTTGCAATGCACAATCTAATTTATTAAATGCTAAAACGGCTGATCAAATAGGGCACAAAACTGCAGCACAGCAAATTTCTGATAACGACAAGCCTTTGGCTTATGGTTATGTAGATGACAGGGATGTTTTAATGGCAAAGACAACTTGGGAAATTATTGATTTAAATGAGAAAATCAATTTTCCATTATATTTTCCGGTAGATACTGTGAATATTGGACCTGAAAGGCGTTCTCTTTATGATGTTTTGACCAAGGCCATTCGAAACGGCAGAATAACTGAAGTTTATACAGATAGTTATTTTAATACCAAAAAATCACTAAAAGATATTGAAGGATCTTTGACTCGTGTTGATACTACAGATGCTGGTAGAGAACTTGTGAATCAATATCCAGATGATTTCAGAACACGGGTTGTTAAGAAAAAAGTAGTGACAGGAACTGGTAAGAAAAAAGTAGTTAGCTATGTTGATCAAACAGTAGGGCCTACAAGAACGATTCCTGCTGAATATATCTTAAAGCAAGATCTTACTGCTGCCGATGTTTCACAATATAAAATTAAAGGGTACTGGTATTTTGATAAACGTCAGAGTGAATTAAAATATCGTCTGCTGGGAATTTGTCCAGTAACTCCAGATGTTTATACAATGAATAGCGATGAAAAAGACTATATAGAACTGTTTTGGGTTTTCTTTCCTAATGCGCGGGAAGTGCTTCATGAAGCAAAAGCCTTTAATGATAAAAACTCTGCGCTTCCTATTTCGTTTGATCAAATCTTAAATTCAAGACGTTTTAATGCGGTTATCTATAAAGAAGAAAACGTATACGGAGACCGTGAAATTAAAGATTACATTAAAGACAATGCGCAAAGTCAATTGTTAGAATCTGAAAGGGTAAAAGAGAAGATTCGCAACTTCGAAGAAGATATGTGGAATTACTAA
- the topA gene encoding type I DNA topoisomerase yields the protein MAKNLVIVESPAKAKTIEKFLGSDFQVESSYGHIADLPSKEIGVDVENGFKPKYEVSPDKKALVTKLKSLSKNAETVWLASDEDREGEAISWHLAEELKLDTKKTKRIVFHEITKSAILKAIDNPREIDYNLVNAQQARRVLDRLVGYELSPVLWRKIKGGLSAGRVQSVSVRLIVEREREIQSFNAVATYSIVAEFVNEAGKAFKAKLPKNFNTKKEAEDFLNKNIGSKYKVADLETKPTKKSPTAPFTTSTLQQEAARKLYLPVGITMQLAQRLYEAGLITYMRTDSVNLSKEAMDAAQAEIIKSYGEEFSKPRIFATKSKGAQEAHEAIRPTDMSRHTVNIDRDQARLYDLIWKRTLASQMSDAQLERTNVKIEADNHDELFTASGEVLLFEGFLKVYLEGHDDDEEEQEGMLPALKVNEKLANNYITATERYSRPPARYTEASLVKKLEELGIGRPSTYAPTISTIINRNYVEKGTLEGQERNYTQLTLQNSKVGEKLLKENTGSDKGKLVPTDIGTIVTDFLVKNFGNILDYNFTAKVEQDFDEIAEGNIDWAIMMQDFYNKFHPNVKEVEANAERESGERILGKDADGRQVSVRLGKFGPMAQIGEADDEDKKFASLMADQNIGNITLEEALNLFLLPKNLGEYKGEEVEVSNGRYGPYVRHGSVFISLPRGEDPLNVTKERAKELIDEKALADAPIAVYKGEAVQKGVGRFGPFIKWNGLFVNVSKKYNFDNLSQADVEELIEDKLQKNIDKVLHNWEEEGIVVEKARWGRSVILKGKIKIELSKDVDATKLTLAEVQEMIEKKAPAKKTAAKKTTAAKKTTTAKKAPAKKK from the coding sequence ATGGCAAAGAATTTAGTAATAGTGGAGTCACCTGCAAAGGCGAAAACGATCGAGAAATTTCTTGGGAGTGATTTTCAGGTGGAGTCAAGTTATGGTCACATAGCAGACTTACCATCCAAGGAAATAGGGGTAGATGTAGAGAATGGTTTTAAACCTAAATATGAAGTTTCCCCGGATAAAAAAGCCTTGGTAACGAAACTAAAATCGCTATCTAAAAATGCCGAAACGGTTTGGTTAGCATCCGATGAGGACCGCGAGGGAGAGGCTATTTCATGGCACTTGGCGGAAGAATTAAAACTGGATACAAAAAAGACCAAACGAATTGTTTTTCACGAGATTACAAAATCTGCGATTCTTAAAGCAATTGACAATCCAAGAGAAATTGATTATAATTTAGTTAATGCGCAGCAAGCGAGAAGAGTATTAGATCGTTTAGTGGGTTATGAATTATCTCCGGTTTTATGGAGAAAAATTAAAGGCGGACTTTCTGCAGGTCGTGTACAATCTGTTTCTGTACGTTTGATTGTTGAAAGAGAACGCGAAATTCAAAGTTTTAATGCAGTGGCAACCTATTCAATTGTTGCTGAATTTGTAAACGAAGCTGGAAAAGCTTTTAAAGCAAAACTGCCAAAAAACTTCAATACAAAAAAAGAAGCCGAAGATTTTTTAAACAAAAACATCGGTTCTAAATATAAGGTAGCTGATTTAGAAACTAAACCTACCAAAAAATCTCCAACAGCACCTTTTACAACTTCAACGTTGCAGCAGGAAGCAGCAAGAAAATTATACCTGCCGGTTGGAATTACCATGCAGTTAGCACAGCGTTTATATGAGGCGGGACTTATTACTTATATGAGAACCGACTCGGTAAATCTTTCTAAAGAAGCAATGGATGCTGCACAAGCAGAAATCATAAAATCTTACGGGGAAGAATTTTCTAAACCGAGAATTTTTGCAACAAAAAGTAAAGGAGCACAAGAAGCGCACGAAGCAATTCGTCCGACTGATATGTCACGCCATACTGTAAATATCGATCGTGATCAGGCTCGTTTGTATGATTTGATCTGGAAAAGAACTTTAGCATCTCAAATGAGCGATGCGCAGCTTGAAAGAACAAACGTAAAAATAGAAGCTGATAATCATGATGAGCTTTTTACAGCTTCTGGAGAAGTTTTGCTTTTTGAAGGTTTCTTAAAAGTGTATTTAGAAGGTCATGATGATGATGAGGAAGAGCAAGAAGGAATGCTTCCGGCTTTAAAAGTAAACGAAAAGCTGGCTAATAACTATATTACAGCTACAGAACGATATTCAAGACCGCCTGCACGTTATACAGAGGCATCTTTGGTTAAAAAACTAGAGGAACTTGGTATCGGACGTCCGTCTACTTATGCACCAACTATTTCAACAATTATCAATAGAAATTATGTTGAAAAAGGAACGCTTGAAGGGCAGGAACGTAACTATACACAGTTGACTTTACAAAATAGTAAAGTAGGTGAGAAGCTTTTAAAAGAAAATACTGGTTCTGATAAAGGAAAGCTGGTTCCTACTGATATTGGTACTATCGTAACAGATTTCTTAGTTAAGAATTTCGGGAATATTTTAGATTATAATTTTACTGCAAAAGTTGAGCAGGATTTTGATGAAATTGCCGAAGGAAATATCGACTGGGCAATCATGATGCAGGATTTCTACAATAAATTTCACCCAAATGTAAAAGAAGTTGAAGCTAATGCTGAACGTGAAAGCGGTGAAAGAATTTTAGGAAAAGATGCAGATGGAAGACAAGTTTCTGTTCGTTTAGGGAAATTTGGACCAATGGCTCAAATTGGAGAAGCAGATGATGAAGATAAAAAGTTTGCCAGCCTGATGGCAGATCAAAATATTGGAAATATCACACTTGAAGAAGCTTTGAATTTATTCTTGCTTCCTAAAAATTTAGGAGAATATAAAGGAGAAGAAGTAGAAGTGAGCAATGGTCGTTACGGTCCGTATGTTCGTCACGGAAGTGTGTTTATTTCATTACCTCGCGGTGAAGATCCTTTGAATGTTACAAAAGAAAGAGCTAAGGAATTAATTGACGAAAAAGCACTTGCTGATGCGCCAATTGCTGTTTACAAAGGAGAAGCAGTTCAAAAAGGTGTGGGACGTTTTGGTCCTTTTATTAAATGGAACGGTCTTTTTGTAAATGTGAGCAAAAAATACAATTTCGATAATTTATCTCAGGCAGATGTTGAAGAATTAATTGAAGATAAATTACAAAAGAATATTGATAAAGTTCTTCACAATTGGGAAGAAGAAGGAATTGTAGTTGAAAAAGCCCGCTGGGGACGTTCAGTTATTTTAAAAGGTAAAATCAAAATTGAATTAAGTAAAGATGTTGATGCGACAAAATTAACATTGGCCGAAGTTCAGGAAATGATCGAGAAAAAAGCACCGGCTAAAAAAACAGCAGCAAAGAAAACCACAGCAGCTAAAAAAACTACAACCGCTAAAAAAGCACCAGCAAAAAAGAAATAA
- the porN gene encoding type IX secretion system ring subunit PorN/GldN codes for MKVRNFLIAIVSIAGGFASNAQSNLLNAKTPAQIGLKTPAQLISDNDKPLAYGYVDDRDILMGKTTWEIIDLNEKINFPMYFPVDTANIGSDRRSLYDVLTKAITKGKITEVYADSYFNTKKSMKDIQGALSRIDTTDAGRELINQYPDDYKSRVVKKKVVTGSGKKKVVTYVDETVGPTRTVPAEYILKQDLTSADVTQYKIKGYWYFDKRQSELKYRLLGLCPVTPDVYTMNSDEKDYIELFWIFFPNAREVLHEAKAFNDNNSALPISFDQILNSRRFNAVIYKEENLYGDRAISDYMKDNAQNQLLESERVKEKIRNFEQDMWNY; via the coding sequence ATGAAAGTAAGAAATTTTTTAATAGCTATTGTTTCTATCGCTGGAGGTTTTGCTTCTAATGCGCAATCTAATTTGCTTAATGCAAAAACTCCTGCTCAGATCGGACTTAAAACTCCTGCGCAGCTTATCTCAGATAATGATAAGCCTTTAGCTTACGGTTATGTTGATGATAGAGATATCTTGATGGGTAAAACTACTTGGGAAATCATTGATTTAAATGAAAAAATCAACTTTCCAATGTATTTTCCTGTAGATACAGCTAATATTGGTTCTGATAGACGTTCTCTTTATGACGTTTTGACGAAAGCCATCACAAAAGGCAAAATAACTGAAGTTTATGCTGATAGTTATTTCAATACTAAAAAATCTATGAAAGACATCCAGGGTGCATTATCTCGTATTGATACTACAGATGCTGGTAGAGAACTTATCAACCAATATCCAGATGACTACAAATCACGTGTTGTGAAGAAAAAAGTAGTTACTGGAAGCGGTAAAAAGAAAGTTGTTACTTATGTAGATGAAACAGTTGGTCCAACAAGAACGGTTCCTGCTGAGTATATCTTAAAACAAGATCTTACTTCTGCTGATGTTACACAGTACAAAATTAAAGGGTACTGGTATTTTGACAAACGCCAGAGTGAATTGAAATATCGTTTACTTGGACTTTGTCCTGTAACTCCAGACGTTTATACAATGAATAGTGACGAGAAAGATTATATTGAATTGTTTTGGATTTTCTTCCCAAATGCACGTGAAGTACTGCATGAAGCAAAAGCTTTTAACGACAACAATTCAGCACTTCCAATTTCTTTCGATCAAATCCTAAACTCTAGACGTTTTAATGCGGTAATCTACAAAGAGGAAAACCTTTATGGAGATAGAGCTATTAGTGATTACATGAAAGACAATGCACAAAATCAATTGTTAGAATCTGAAAGAGTAAAAGAGAAGATTCGTAACTTCGAACAAGACATGTGGAATTACTAA
- the porK gene encoding T9SS ring complex lipoprotein PorK/GldK codes for MKKFIAFAAMLTLVIGCGKSGDKGELVGVTGGKWHPEKPYGMTLVPGGSFIMGKSDGDLANVEDAPTRTVTVRSFYMDETEITNSEYRQFVEWVKDSTMRVRLAILADETGQKSTGDKGKKGGSIADYAFNDSEPDKMTAYDKYMYDNYYSVGTKDDPYAGRKLNKKVKLIRDTKAYPDEYYAEVMDSMYLPIEESYNGLRTIDVNKLKFRYSWMDIQAAAKAKVGKRKDFVKTEQVNVYPDTTVWIKDFAYSYNEPMHNDYFWHKAYGDYPVVGVTWKQAKAFCAWRTLNKNSYIKSKKKGRDLVNAFRLPTEAEWEYAARGGLESATYPWGGPYTKSDRGCFMANFKPNRGDYAADEALYTVEAKSYEQNGYGLYNMAGNVSEWTDSAYNPNAYEYVSTMNPNVIDGNNQRKVVRGGSWKDVAYFLQVSTRDHEYADSARSYIGFRTVQDYMGTQVTGGGRK; via the coding sequence ATGAAGAAGTTTATTGCATTTGCAGCAATGTTAACACTAGTAATCGGCTGTGGTAAGTCAGGTGACAAAGGTGAATTAGTTGGTGTTACAGGAGGGAAATGGCATCCTGAAAAACCGTATGGAATGACTTTGGTTCCGGGTGGATCTTTTATTATGGGTAAATCTGATGGTGACTTAGCTAATGTAGAAGATGCTCCAACAAGAACTGTAACTGTTCGCTCGTTTTATATGGACGAAACTGAGATCACTAATAGTGAGTACCGTCAATTTGTAGAGTGGGTAAAAGATTCTACAATGAGAGTTCGTCTTGCTATTTTAGCTGATGAAACTGGTCAAAAAAGTACTGGTGACAAAGGTAAAAAAGGCGGTAGTATTGCTGATTATGCATTTAATGATTCTGAGCCGGATAAAATGACGGCTTATGATAAATATATGTATGATAACTACTATAGTGTAGGGACAAAAGATGATCCGTATGCTGGTAGAAAATTAAACAAAAAAGTAAAATTAATTAGAGATACTAAAGCTTATCCAGATGAGTATTATGCTGAAGTAATGGATTCTATGTATTTACCAATTGAAGAATCATACAATGGTTTAAGAACAATTGATGTAAATAAATTGAAATTCCGTTATTCTTGGATGGATATTCAGGCAGCTGCAAAAGCTAAAGTTGGAAAAAGAAAAGACTTCGTTAAAACTGAACAAGTTAATGTATACCCTGATACAACAGTTTGGATTAAAGATTTCGCATATTCATATAATGAGCCAATGCACAATGATTATTTCTGGCACAAAGCTTACGGAGATTATCCAGTAGTAGGTGTGACTTGGAAACAAGCTAAAGCATTCTGTGCTTGGAGAACTTTAAATAAAAACAGCTACATTAAATCTAAGAAAAAAGGACGTGATTTAGTTAACGCATTCAGACTTCCAACAGAAGCAGAATGGGAGTATGCTGCAAGAGGTGGTCTGGAGTCTGCTACATACCCTTGGGGAGGTCCTTACACTAAGAGTGACAGAGGATGCTTCATGGCAAACTTTAAACCAAACAGAGGAGATTACGCTGCAGACGAGGCTTTATATACTGTTGAAGCAAAATCTTACGAGCAAAACGGTTATGGACTATATAACATGGCAGGAAACGTTTCTGAGTGGACAGATTCGGCTTACAATCCAAATGCATACGAGTATGTTTCTACAATGAACCCTAACGTAATTGATGGAAACAACCAAAGAAAAGTTGTTCGTGGAGGATCTTGGAAAGATGTTGCTTACTTCCTGCAAGTAAGTACTCGTGATCACGAATATGCTGATTCTGCAAGAAGCTACATTGGTTTCAGAACTGTACAAGATTACATGGGAACTCAAGTAACAGGAGGCGGAAGAAAATAA
- the porL gene encoding type IX secretion system motor protein PorL/GldL, producing MALLSKKVMNFAYGMGAAVVIVGALFKITHFEIGPLTGTVMLSIGLLTEALIFALSAFEPVEDELDWTLVYPELANGQARKKEAKAETATDAQGLLSQKLDAMLKEAKVDGELMASLGNSIKNFEGAAKAISPTVDSIAGQKKYAEEMSMAAAQMESLNSLYKVQLESASRNAQANSEIAENAAKLKEQMASMTANIASLNSVYGGMLSAMSNKG from the coding sequence ATGGCATTATTAAGTAAAAAAGTTATGAATTTCGCTTATGGTATGGGAGCGGCAGTGGTAATCGTTGGAGCTTTATTCAAAATTACTCACTTTGAGATTGGGCCATTAACAGGGACAGTGATGCTTTCTATCGGTCTTTTGACTGAGGCATTAATCTTTGCGTTATCTGCTTTTGAACCAGTTGAGGATGAATTAGATTGGACTCTAGTTTACCCAGAATTAGCTAACGGACAAGCTAGAAAAAAAGAAGCTAAAGCGGAAACTGCAACTGATGCCCAAGGTTTATTGTCTCAAAAATTAGATGCAATGTTAAAAGAAGCTAAAGTTGACGGTGAGTTAATGGCAAGCTTAGGTAACAGCATCAAAAACTTCGAAGGAGCTGCAAAAGCAATTTCTCCAACTGTAGATTCAATCGCAGGTCAAAAGAAATATGCTGAAGAAATGTCTATGGCAGCTGCACAAATGGAATCATTAAACAGTTTATATAAAGTTCAATTAGAAAGTGCTTCAAGAAATGCACAAGCAAACAGCGAAATTGCTGAGAACGCTGCTAAGTTAAAAGAGCAAATGGCTTCTATGACTGCAAACATCGCTTCTTTAAACAGCGTTTACGGTGGTATGCTTTCTGCAATGAGTAACAAAGGATAA
- a CDS encoding formimidoylglutamase, with protein MEFDFLEPLNDGILKFISSLSTQELGSKIVLHTQDQFPDISKINIAIVGVLEDRRNINMVNEVNLTAVRKKLYGMFPGNWDASIADLGDILAGDSVEDTYFAVKKVVAALIKNKVIPIVLGGSQDLTYALYRAYDDLEQMVNMVSVDNKFDFGKENESVSANSYLTQIIINEPNNLFNYCNIGYQTYYNSQEEIDLIEKLFFDAYRLGEISNNIALAEPVFRDADLVSIDLNSVKSSASGNMVSFEPNGFNGKEICSLARYAGISDKVSSFGIFNHNSTLPESPIMAQIIWYFIEGYHYRSKEYPFGSRTNYLKYIVPLEEEELVFYKSDKTERWWIEIPFETNGSNKLKRNTLLPCSYDEYLSACNQELPERWWKAQRKNAL; from the coding sequence ATGGAATTTGACTTTCTAGAGCCTTTAAATGACGGAATTTTAAAATTCATTAGTTCATTGTCTACACAAGAACTGGGGAGCAAAATTGTTTTGCATACTCAGGATCAATTTCCGGATATAAGCAAAATTAATATTGCGATCGTAGGTGTTCTCGAAGATCGACGCAACATTAATATGGTTAATGAAGTTAACCTTACTGCAGTTCGTAAAAAGCTTTACGGAATGTTTCCTGGTAACTGGGATGCATCAATTGCAGATTTAGGAGATATTCTTGCAGGTGATTCTGTAGAGGATACTTATTTTGCAGTAAAAAAAGTTGTAGCTGCTTTAATTAAGAATAAAGTGATTCCTATAGTCCTGGGAGGTTCTCAGGATTTAACCTACGCTTTGTATCGTGCTTACGACGATTTAGAGCAAATGGTAAATATGGTTTCTGTAGATAATAAATTTGATTTTGGTAAAGAAAATGAATCGGTTTCGGCTAATTCTTACCTAACGCAGATTATTATTAATGAACCAAACAACCTGTTTAATTACTGTAATATAGGATATCAGACTTATTACAATTCTCAGGAAGAAATTGATTTAATTGAAAAGCTGTTTTTTGATGCTTACCGTTTAGGTGAAATTTCAAATAATATTGCTTTGGCTGAGCCTGTATTTCGAGATGCAGATTTAGTTAGTATTGATTTGAATTCTGTAAAGTCTTCTGCATCAGGCAATATGGTTTCTTTTGAGCCAAATGGTTTCAACGGAAAAGAGATTTGCTCTCTGGCTAGATATGCCGGAATAAGTGATAAAGTTTCTTCTTTTGGAATCTTTAATCATAATAGTACATTGCCGGAATCTCCTATAATGGCTCAGATAATCTGGTATTTTATAGAAGGATATCATTACAGATCAAAAGAATATCCATTTGGAAGCAGAACAAATTATTTAAAATACATCGTTCCGCTGGAAGAAGAGGAACTTGTGTTTTATAAAAGTGACAAAACTGAGCGTTGGTGGATTGAAATTCCATTCGAAACAAACGGCAGCAATAAATTAAAAAGAAATACGTTATTACCATGTTCTTACGACGAATATTTGTCAGCTTGCAATCAAGAATTGCCAGAAAGATGGTGGAAAGCACAGCGAAAAAACGCTTTGTAG
- the porM gene encoding type IX secretion system motor protein PorM/GldM codes for MAGGKLTPRQKMINLMYLVFIAMLAMNVSKEVISAFGLMNEKFEAANTSSVTTNESLLTSLDQKAAEAKGEFAKAAETAHKVQAASKEFYDYIGTLKTQAVKGFEVDKETGKMPYEAMDRGDNIDDWFTGDGYTKKGNEIIAKIEKYKSDIKAALGTDKKYAGIISEVEKKFDVSDVKNKEGIKEKYLAYHFKGFPAIASAAKLSAWQNDVKKTEADVYNSALGKAAVAAASYSNYQAIVVLDKNAYFQGEKVTGKVVLGRYDENTKPTSFQGPGQIVNGQAVISLTAGGVGEQDINGQFTFLEDGKNIPLKFSGKYVVVPRPNSATISADKMNVVYRGVVNPISVSFAGVDANKIVASAPGLSSAGKPGKYNMSPGQGTEATISVTGTLPNGDKVTDKKTFRIKGIPGPTGTIRGEMGVVKGPKSNLEIATIGAKLLDFDFEVGLDVVGFNMKIAGQPTVVVTGNKMNAQCKSVLARAGKGDQVTISEIKTKLVGAGSYLLPRTAPVIYEIQ; via the coding sequence ATGGCAGGAGGAAAATTAACCCCTAGACAGAAGATGATTAACCTGATGTATCTGGTTTTCATCGCAATGTTAGCAATGAACGTATCAAAAGAAGTTATTTCTGCTTTTGGTTTGATGAATGAAAAATTCGAAGCTGCAAATACATCTTCAGTTACAACAAATGAAAGTTTGTTGACATCTTTAGATCAAAAAGCTGCTGAAGCAAAAGGAGAATTTGCTAAAGCTGCAGAAACAGCTCACAAAGTTCAGGCTGCTTCAAAAGAATTCTACGATTACATAGGTACTTTAAAAACTCAGGCTGTAAAAGGTTTTGAAGTTGATAAAGAAACTGGAAAAATGCCATACGAAGCTATGGATAGAGGTGATAACATCGATGACTGGTTTACAGGAGACGGTTACACTAAAAAAGGTAATGAAATTATCGCTAAAATCGAGAAATATAAATCAGATATTAAAGCTGCTTTAGGTACAGATAAAAAATATGCTGGAATTATTTCTGAGGTTGAGAAAAAATTTGATGTTTCTGACGTAAAAAACAAAGAAGGTATTAAAGAAAAATACTTAGCATACCACTTCAAAGGATTTCCTGCGATCGCTTCAGCTGCAAAACTTTCAGCTTGGCAGAATGACGTTAAGAAAACTGAAGCTGACGTTTACAACAGTGCATTAGGTAAAGCTGCAGTTGCTGCTGCTTCTTACAGCAACTACCAAGCAATCGTTGTTTTAGACAAAAATGCTTATTTCCAAGGTGAAAAAGTAACTGGTAAGGTAGTTTTAGGGCGTTATGACGAAAATACAAAACCAACTTCTTTCCAAGGTCCTGGACAAATTGTTAACGGACAAGCAGTAATCTCTTTAACTGCCGGTGGAGTAGGAGAACAAGATATTAACGGACAATTTACTTTCTTAGAAGATGGTAAAAACATTCCTTTAAAATTCTCTGGAAAATATGTTGTAGTTCCTAGACCAAACTCAGCTACAATTTCTGCTGATAAAATGAATGTAGTTTATAGAGGTGTTGTTAACCCAATCTCTGTATCATTCGCTGGTGTTGATGCTAACAAAATTGTTGCAAGTGCTCCGGGATTATCTTCTGCAGGAAAACCAGGAAAATATAACATGAGCCCAGGTCAAGGTACTGAGGCTACAATTTCTGTAACTGGTACATTACCAAACGGAGATAAAGTAACAGATAAGAAAACATTCAGAATTAAAGGTATTCCTGGTCCAACAGGTACAATTAGAGGTGAAATGGGAGTTGTTAAAGGTCCTAAATCTAACTTAGAAATTGCTACTATTGGTGCTAAATTACTTGATTTTGATTTTGAAGTTGGTTTAGATGTTGTTGGATTCAACATGAAAATTGCTGGACAGCCTACAGTTGTCGTTACTGGTAATAAAATGAATGCACAATGTAAATCAGTTCTTGCAAGAGCTGGTAAAGGAGACCAAGTTACTATTTCTGAAATTAAAACTAAACTTGTTGGAGCTGGTAGTTATTTATTACCAAGAACTGCTCCGGTAATTTACGAAATACAATAA